ATTTGCCTGGTTTTCCCTTTTGGGATATTCCTCAAACAATGAAACATGTAGTCCCTCACACCTGCTGCCCAATTATACTTGTTCATTGTTTCGATGTCGGTTATGCACTTGTAGTAGCTCCACCCCAAGGTCGATCCCAAGCTTGCAAAAAGTAGTGTGACGAAAAGATGCAAAATCAATAAACTAACAAGATTATCAACCCTCTCTAGAGTTTTTTCTACCAACTGTTTGTTAATGCAGCGACATATAGCTCCTCTTTTTATCCTACTATCATGCTCAAAAAACGTCTTCACAATAGGATTGTTGTCTGGCTTTCTTGAATCATTCAATGGGTTTGGCACCATTAGCcctgtttttttgtttggaaaCACAAGAATAAACTCCACATCTGATACTGTTAATTCGGAAATCTGATTTCCAAACTTGAACTTGTTCATTGATGGCTCGAAGCACTGGATTAATTTTTGCATCTCCTTATCTTTTTTCTTAGCTGTCTTCTCAGTCACATATCTATTGTGATACACTTCAATCAGCTTCCAGAAGGGCGTCTTCTTGAACTCCCTTATCAATGCTTTTCATTCTTTGCCATCTAGCTTCTGATATACCATCATGTATATGTCTTGGAAAGCAGTCATGCAACACTTTACTTGCACTTCATCCTTTTTCCCCTTGTCTTGCTCTTCCCTGTGCTCATCTTGGTAAACAGTCATGCCGCACTCATCATCATTTTTCTGCCTTTTGAACTTTATTCTACCTGTTTGAGCTTTTATTCGAATCTGTTTGACACGATATGCTACTGCCTAAAAGCATTATAGCATGATCAATGTCAGTATACACTACAATACAATAATTAAACACCACAGTAGCATAATCAAATACCAtagtaacaaaaaaaacacagtAGCATAATCAGTAGCACAATTGACAACACAGTAGCATAATCAGTAGCACAATTGACAACACAGTAGCATAATCGACAACATAGTAACAAAATCAGTAGCACAATCGACAACACAGTAGCATATTTGACAACACAGTAGCATAATCGACAACATAGTAGCAAAATCAATAGCACAATCGACAACACAGTAGCATATTTGACAACACAGAAGCATAATCGACAACACAATAGCATGATCAGTAGCACAATTGACAACACAGTAGCATAATCGACAACATAGTAGCAAAATCAGTAGCACAATCGACAACACAGTAGCATATTTGACAACATAGTAGCACAATCACCACAGTAACAGAGAAAAAGCTgctactacctcaaacatcataGTAGCATGAATAATCATTTCCGTGAAACTTAGGGTTTCGAAACCAATACTAGCAAAGACCACCTCACATGTTCCTCTTACAATTTCTAGACACTGAAAACAACATTAAAAGATTTTCGGCTTACCCCATCGCCCTCCATTGAATTACTTCCACTGAATCGTCGGGCTACTACTACTTGAAATCTTAAGGTGAAACCAAATCAAAGCTGCTACTGCCTCAAACGCTCTGCCATACCTGTAAATTTAGTGAAATCGTTATGGAAATCAATTGACATGAGCCTAGTTTTCAAATTAACCGAtaacaaaattgaaatcaaagaaaatcaaactAATCTGCTACTCACCAATTGAGATATAATGATCTGAAGAACGATGGCTACTGCGATTTGAAGATGTGAGGGGCTATCTGCTACTACTACGAGGAAATGTGAAATCTAGATTTTGAAGATGCGAAGAAGATGACAAGCGATCTGTGAAGAAGATGTGAGGGGCTATCTGCTACTACGACGAGGAAATGTGAAATCCAGATTTTAGGTTTCGATTTGGGGATGGAGCATAAATATATAGAAATGGCATATGCGTAATTAATTGAAACGATGTTGTTTTTTTGTCATTTGCAAAATGGGCTCAGAGGCAAGCCTGTATTTTTATGTTGTTGGGTTTGGGCTTGTGTCCTAATTTGtataaaaaatattgaaaGTGAGTTTTCTGCTACTATAAATTTGGTCTGGTACTATTAAGTAATTTTCTCAAAGAAAATCAGGTGGAGGACGAATCCCACACGCAGGGTTATAGGAAAAACATTTACTGATTTTTACTGCATCAATGACTGACTGCCACTGCATTAAATTAGGTGTCGTGACCCTCCACAACCGTGGAGGGAAAAATTTTCGCTCTTATTGTGACTTCAAGTTAGTCGGTAACTTATTATGCAACACTGCATTGTTAATTTATTACAATATATCATAGTAATCATACTAGACTCGTACCACATGCTAATTTATTGCACAGATTATTGTATAAAGATGAATATTTAGTTTGTCATGTtcgattttgtttttaaatacTTATTTGATTTCTATTTTAACATATGATCTTTTTatgtaattatttttaatataaatgGTATTTTAGACAAAACAATTTTTAATGATTTTGTTAAGTACTGGCTTTATATAATAGGATAGATAGATGCACCAATTAGGGCTGTTAATGGGTCGTGTCAGGTTGGGTTCGTGTCGTGTCAAGGTGTCTCGCGTGTTATAAAATGTAAACTCAAACCCAACTCATTTAATAATcgtgtcaaaaatttaaactcaaaccCAACCCATTTATTAAACGGGTTATCCGTTTCTGCCGTTTAACCcatttaattaatatatttgtcgttttagataagataactaactaaaacaataatcaaataaaaaattcattgtattacccaaaattctaatttaaaatgagaaaaaacttACTAAcattttatatacatataatattaCCATTTTAATTAGCTTGTGTACGcgtattttatataaaatttagtTCGACTCTTTTATTAAATGTATCATGCGGGTTCATTTCGTGTTAGCGGGTTAACCCGTTTATTAAATGGGTCATGGCGGGTTGACCTATTGCTGACCCGTTTTTTAATCGTGCGGGTTTAACCCACTTTATTTCATGCGGGTTTCAAGTCGTGTTATCGGGTCGTGTCGAAATTGACAGCCCTAGCACCACCGATGGATAAATTTTTAAACCAAAGAAGCCTATAGCTCTTTACCAATCgaaataaagaaaatacaCAAGCACCATTTATTAATACGACATGTCGTAACTTCTCGGGTTTATGGGTTTATCTAACTTGCACCTCGTTCACTTTGGGTTTCAGAAAGCGAGAGAGCACCGAGAGACCTCTGAACCAAAACAATGGCCTACTCCGCCGTCCGCCGCACATTAGCCACCGCCCTCACCACCGCCCTCACCACCACGCACTCCGCTCGTTCAAACCCTTCATTCTCTTCTCGCTCTCGCTTCACTTTGGCTCTTCTCAACACACAACAGCCCCATCTGGTTCCAGACCTAATCCACCTCCCGACCCGCTCCAAGACTACCGAGCCGGGCTACTCGCCGCTCAAAGACACCAGCCCCAACTGGAACAACCGCCCGCCGAAGGAGACCATCCTCCTCGACGGCTGCGACTACGAGCACTGGCTCATCGTCCTCGATTTCAAGGACCCTAAGCCATCAGAGCAGGAGATGATCGACAGATACGTCAAGACCCTAGCTACTGTCGTTGGAAGGTTCGGGTCTTGACCCGTTTTGTGTGTTTCGGGTTTTGTGGGTTTTTGATGTTTTGTGGGTTTTTGTATGTTTGTTGTAGTGAGGAGGAGGCTAGGAAGAAGATATACTCTGTTTCGACAACGACGTATACTGGATTTGGGGCTTTGATTTCCGAAGAGGACTCTAATAAGCTTAAGGGTAATGGTTGGCTGAGTAGGGTTTAAGATTTTGGGAATGTACTTGAATTGCTTTGTGCATTGCTTATATCATATTTAGAGTGTTTGATTGGTTTGCAATGTGATGAGGGTGTAGAGTTTAAGATTTAAAGTATAGTTGTTTGTAAAAGTTAAGGCTCTGTGTTTGAATTCTATTATATGCTAggtgtttttgagttttattGGTTTTGGATTATGCTATATATGAATGGAGATGATGGCTAATTCATGGATGTGCTAAAGATATCAGCTTTGATTTCTGATTGCATATTCTCTTCTGTTTTGGGTAGGTGCGCCTGATGTTATCTGGATTTTGCCAGATTCGTACCTTGATGTGCCCAAAAAAGATTATGGAGGTTGGTATTGTCTAAACCTTTAGAAAGCGCTTGAGAATGTTCAGTTTGAATAGCATGCAGTTTCCAAATTGTGGTTCTTTTTCCTTGTAGTTTACATTTGTTTCTTTGATGGATTATAGGTGATCTGTATATCGATGGGAAAGTCATCCCTAGGCCCCAGTATAGGTTCAATGAGCACAAAAATAACAATCGTAACAAGTCTCGCCCGCGTCATGATAGGCGCCGCGAAGAAATGCCAGTTGAAAGAAGACTGCCGGAGCAAAACTAGGACATGGTTCAGGATCAGAGAGGGCCTATGCAGCAACCATCTCAAGAAGAGTTCTATATGAGGGATGTTTAGGATTTAAATGCCAGTCTCAGAATTTCCAGTCTTATTTCTACCGATGAATTTGCATGTTGGTATATTTACATTAGCAAATAAATATCATCACTATGCGATTACAACTTTTGAATATTTGTGTTGAATCTTCAAAAAAATTCTCTGTCAAACAATGTCTGTCTTTTTCTTCATGTTTGTTGAGTTATGCATCAAGAATCACCAAGACTACTATATGAAGATTGATCATTAGTTTTTTCCAATTGTATAACATTCGGTTGCCTTGCTTCTTTCCATTAATTAGTCTTCCACACACATGTTGGAAATAAGCTCTTCAGCAACAGGCAGTGTGGGGAGTCTCAGTGTTGGGAACGAGGACTCAACCTCATCTGCAAGTAGCTTGTTGGGTAGTACATATTAAGTTGGTAGAGTTGGAGTGATATGATACTTGTTTTTAGGCGTTGGTAGATGTGGAAAGGCACTTGTTTGAGTTGTTTCTACTTTCAGTAGGTGCAAGGTCCATGAAATCAGGAGTAGTAAGGTAAAAGATTTGGGATAGTGTATCTCAGATTTGTAGCTTGGCATTTTAAGCACTCGTCCTCAAATTATGAAGGTCTTCTTTTTCCTGCTTCATTCATCCAAGTATTCTGTCTGTCTTTGGCCCTTTTTCGTTTTGGTTGAAGGAGTCACTATTAGCCCGCGGATCTGAAAAGCCTGTGAAGGCCCTAAGCCCGATGGGTTTTACTCGACCCGGCTTGCGAGAAAGCCTAACAGGCCGCAAGTAAAAGCCCGCTAagaaataatatattatacatgcatataatatatatattatatatatatatatcagttatGTCTTTTTTagtaataattatacataaaatatcatatatgttaataatattagatttaaaattttatatttctttatattataactttatactagatttaaaataaaattttagcaTTATAAAGtaactatatgaagtaaacttctcgggattaatcgacatcagctgatgttatcggtactaatatttagggacattgttaaaacttcatctaattctgaccgtcagaatttcggtaaaccgaaaacaccactaatataccctaagggatgacccattaccagGATGCGAacgtcgaaagccgtttgcatatctgaaatcatctaatttttgtcaccgattgtgagTGGTTGCAcggaggaaactcatttggcaaagtacCAGTCAATGGGGTTTAGAAATGTCAAActgtctttttttgttgaccgtaggtacggccGGTCAAattatgtccaaaatggacaaaatttttacggggtctctaaatatatataccgatcacatctgctagtcTCCATCAATTGTATTtagaactggagttgtcgatcgccgaagtgtccactatgtattataacttttatactaggtttaaaataaaactatcgcattatgaactgacaatatgaaggaaatttctcgggattaatcgacactaGCCGATATGATCAGtacttatatttagtgaccctgtaaaaatttcatccaattaaTTCGG
This is a stretch of genomic DNA from Argentina anserina chromosome 4, drPotAnse1.1, whole genome shotgun sequence. It encodes these proteins:
- the LOC126791155 gene encoding multiple organellar RNA editing factor 3, mitochondrial, encoding MAYSAVRRTLATALTTALTTTHSARSNPSFSSRSRFTLALLNTQQPHLVPDLIHLPTRSKTTEPGYSPLKDTSPNWNNRPPKETILLDGCDYEHWLIVLDFKDPKPSEQEMIDRYVKTLATVVGSEEEARKKIYSVSTTTYTGFGALISEEDSNKLKGAPDVIWILPDSYLDVPKKDYGGDLYIDGKVIPRPQYRFNEHKNNNRNKSRPRHDRRREEMPVERRLPEQN